The genomic DNA CCCATACCCTGACCATTCGCCGCTTGAGTTGAAACGACAGCCCGCACTATCCTGACATGAGAACCCTCACGGAGGAGTGCCATGCCGCTGCATGCCATCTGCCTGGACCTGGCCGGCGTGCTCTATCAGGGCCCGCGTCTGTTGCCCGGTGCCCTGGAGGCGCTCGATACACTGCGTGCCACCGGCCTGCCCCTGCGTTTTGTCACCAACACCTCCCAGCGCAACCGCAGCCAGATACTCAACGACCTGGCCAGCCTGAACCTGGCCGTGGACGAGGCCGAGCTGTTTACCGCGCCGCAAGCGGCCCACGACTACCTGACCCGCCACAATCTGACCCCCTACTGTCTGTTTCACCCCAACCTGAAAGAGGAATTTGCCGACCTGCAAGGCAAGCAAGCCGATGCCGTGCTGCTGGGTGATGCCGGCAAGAAATTCAGCTATGACCACCTGGACCAGGCGTTCCGCCTGCTGCACGACGGCGCGCCCCTGATTGCCATTGGCGAAAACCGCTACTACCAACTGGATGACGGGCTGCACCTGGATGCCGGCCCCTTTGTCAGGGCCCTCGAGTATGCCGCCAACTGCCGGGCCATCATCACCGGCAAGCCCTCCCCTGCTTTCTTCGAACAGGTGCTCGCCGACCTGGGCACCCGGCCCGAAAACACCCTGATGGTCGGTGACGATGTACACGGAGACGTGGAAGGCGCGCTCAACAGCGGCATGCAGGCCTGCCTGGTGCAGACCGGTAAGTACCGGCCCGGTGATGAGAAAAGCATTGCCGGGGAGTTCCGCCTGGAAACCGACATCAGCGCCGTGGCCCAGCTGCTTGGATAAAAGAGAGGCCGTCAAGGGCGCGCACCCCCGAGGCAAAATACGCACAAATAAAAAGGCCCCACTCTTTCGAGCAGGGCCTTTCTATATGGCGTCCCCTAGGGGAGTCGAACCCCTGTTACCGCCGTGAAAGGGCGGTGTCCTGGGCCACTAGACGAAGGGGACGTATTTGGTGGAGCCAGGCGGGATCGAACCGCCGACCTCAACACTGCCAGTGTTGCGCTCTCCCAGCTGAGCTATGGCCCCAAATACGACAATCGGGACAAGGTGCGTCCCGGTTGGTGCGGCGTATTCTACCCAGCCCCCCTACTCTGTCAAGCGCTGGCCTGGTGTTTTTTTCAGAATGAAGTCCGTTTGGCTACATCCTGAACAAGCTGCTGAAAAACTGGGCAACATCAGTTGAAAGTTGCAAGTTGAAAGTTACAACGCGACAAAAGCCCTGCCAAACAGCGCCGCCCTCACCGCGATTGCGGATAACATGGTGCGCGGGCACGGCCAATCAGACCCCATGGAACCTGACCGCGCCTTTCAACTTTTAACTTGCAACTCAGCCTACCGGCAAATCCCGGTAGGCCTTCTCCAGCTTCTTCATCTGCTTCTTGGACACCCCGCCCAGCACCTCGATGGCGTTGCGCAGGCGAGCGCGGCTCAGGTCGGCGCCGATGATTTCCATGGAATCCACCACCGAGAAGCTGCCGCTGGTGCCGGCAATGGCAACGAAGGCCGGGAACAGGAAGTCCTTGATCTTCACTTCCAGGGCATCGGCAATGGCCTTGGCATCGGCAAACAGGCCGTCACGATTCCAGTCACTGCGAGCTTCATAGGTCCACAGCAGGTACTGCAGCCACACCTTCATGTCCTCGGCACCGTACTGCTTGTGCTCGAAGCTGGCCTCGCTGATCGCCGGCATGCCGCTGAAACAGAAGGCCGCCTTGTCCGCCACATCCGACAGGGTTTCCACCCGCTGGCGCAGGTGAGGGATGATCTTCATGGCGTAATCGCGGTTGTAGGCCCAGTCCAGCAAGGTATCCAGGAACTGCTCGTCGCTCTGCTCACGCAGCCATTGGCCATTCAGCCAGCTCAGCTTTTCCACATCAAAGACGGGACCGCCCAGGGACACTCGATTGATATCGAAGGCATCCTGCATCTGCGCCAGGGTGAATTTCTCGCTTTCGTCCGGCATGGACCAACCCATCCGCCCCAGGTAATTCACCAGCGCTTCCGGCAGATAGCCCATGCGCTGATAGAACAGGATGCTGGTGGGGTTCTTGCGCTTGCTGAGCTTGGATTTGTCCGGGTTGCGCAGCAACGGCATATGGCAGAGCTCCGGCATGTCCCAACCGAAATACTCATACAGCAGCTTGTGCTTGGGGGCGGAGTTCAACCATTCCTCACCACGGATCACGTGGGTGATCTCCATCAGGTGATCATCCACGATATTGGCCAGATGGTAGGTGGGCATGCCATCGGACTTGAGCAGGATCTGTGCATCCACCAGCGCCCAGTCCAGCTCCACGGTGCCACGCAGCATGTCCTGGATCTCACAGCGGCCATCGGTGGGCACGCGCATGCGAATCACGTAGGGCGCCCCTTCCGCTTCACGCTTTGCCTGCTCGTCGGCGGGCAGCTCCAGATCCATCGGCTTCAGTGCCCGATTCTGGCCCTGCTCTTTCAGCTCGGTACGCAGGGTGTCCAGCTCTTCACTGGTGCGGTAGCACTTGAAGGCATGGCCTTTCTCGATCAGCGCTTCCGCGTACTCACGGTACATGTGCTTGCGTTCGCTCTGCCGATACGGGCCGTGGGGGCCGCCCACATCCGGGCCTTCGTCCCAGCTCAGCCCCAGCCACTTGAGCGAATCCAGAATCATCTGTTCGGACTGGTCGGTGGAACGGGTCTGGTCCGTATCTTCAATACGCAGAATGAACTGACCACCGTGCTGGTGGGCAAAGCAGCGATTGAACAGGGCAATATAGGCGGTGCCTACGTGGGGGTCGCCGGTGGGCGACGGCGCTACGCGAGTACGGACGGTCATGCTGACTCCAATAAGGCAAACTGGCGCGGATTATACCTGCCAAAGCGTGATCCATATAGACATCCACCCGCGCCTTTCTGCTAAGGTTGAACGCCACTCATTCTTCTGCCGGCACGCCGCCGGCAGACTTCATCAACACGACAGAAAGAAAAGGAAAAGACCATGCGTATTCCCTTTCAACATTCTCTGCTGGTGGCCATGATCGCCGGCGCCACCCTGCTGCAGGGCTGCTCAGACAATAGCGAAGAACCCAAGACCGAAGCACCGGCAGCCGAAGCGCCCGCCACTGACACCCAGGCTGACTCCGCCAAGACCGAAGATAGTGGCGCCGACGATGCTGCCAGCAGCAGCGGCATGACCCGCAGCAGCGCTCCGGAAGACGCCAAAGCCACCATTCTCAGCCCCGCGGATGGTGCTACCGTGACCAGCCCGGTTACCGTGGAATTCGGTCTGGAAGGCATGGACGTGGCGCCCGCCGGCACCGAACAGGAACATGCCGGCCACCACCACCTGCTGATCGATCTGGACAAGGACGCACTGCCGCCCATGGATTTCCCGCTGCCGGCCAACGATAACGTGGTCCACTTCGGCAAGGGCCAGACCCAGACCGAGCTGGAACTGGAACCGGGCACTCATACCCTGCAATTGCTGCTGGGTGACCACATGCACGTGCCCCATGAACCGCCGGTGATGTCGGAAAAGATCACTATTACCGTGGAATAAGGCATACACGCCGGACGCCAGACGCCAAAGGATTTTGGTTTGTCTTTTAGCGTCAAGCGTCCGGCATCAAGCCTCAGGCGTCATCCCATCTGCCGAGGCGCAAACATGATGATCGCCATGCCGGTCAACGCCACCAACGACCCGACAATATCCCAGCCCGTGGGACGAATACCGTCAACGCCCCACAACCAGAGAATCGCCACGAAAATATACACGCCCCCATAGGCCGCATAGACCCGCCCCGCCGCCGTGGGATGCAATGACAGCAACCATGCAAAGGCAGCCAGACTCAGGGCAGCAGGGATCAACAGCCAGGCGGATTTTCCCTCTCGCAGCCACAGGTAGGGCAGATAACAGCCCACGATCTCGGCGACCGCCGTGATCAGAAACAACCCCAGAATCTTCAACTCCGGCAAGGGAACCTCCCCGTATATCGTCAGATCAGTACGCGGCGAGGCTAATGCCACACAGAGCGCGCAGAAAGTAGAAGGAGTGTACTGGAAATACGGACCTATTCGCGGGCACGGGCGCAATCAAGGCAGAACAAGGTGGCGGGATCAATCTCGAGACGTCTGGGATTGATAGGCTTGCCGCAATCCTCGCAGTAGCCGTAATCATCCTCATCAATACGACGCAACGCCGCAATAAGCTTGCGCAAACGCTGCTGCTGACGCTGGCGGGTTGCCAGGGCCATGGCCTGGCCCTGCATGGCATCCATCCGCGACAGGCGGCCGACGCTTTGCTGGTCCAGTTCCACCGGTTTGGTGGCTGAATCGGCCTCATCATTCCTTTCGCCTAATGCCTGCTTCTCTTCCAGCAATTTCTGGCGAAAGTATTCCTGTTCTGCCTGTTCCATTTGGCTCTTCCAGGGGACAAGACCCCGGCGTCTTCAACTTCGCCGGGGCACATCCTTATCGCAGCAGCAAATGGGGCACTGTAGCGTTCTTGATCATCTTGCTGGTGGTACTGCCCACGAAAAACTCGCGGATACGGGAATGGCCATAGGCCCCCATCACCACCATATCAATGCCGTTATCCTGCTGGTATTGATGCAAGGCAGGCTCTACTTCGCCTTCCAGTTGCACCACTTCTACCTCGTGACCGGATTTCTCCAGGGTGTCACGGGCCCAGGCCAGATCCTCGGTCAGATGTTTGTCCTTGCCCACTGCGACCAGGTGACAAGGCAGCCCCAGGAACAGCGGACTGGCGGCCAGCATTTTTACGCCTTCACGACAGGTGGGGCTACCATCGAAGGCCAGCATGATTTTACCGGGCTCGGTGAAATCGGACGGCACCACCAGAATCGGCTTGTGCATGGTGCGAATCACCTGCTCCACGTGGTCGCCCACCTGCTCCGCTTCGCCGGTGTGCTCCTCACCCAGTTTGCCGATCACCAGAATACGGGTTTGCTCCTGCATGCCCGCCAGGGTCTCTACCAGGCCACCATGACGTTGACGCTGTTTGGGTTCGCTTACGCCTTTTTCGATGGCGCGACCGGCAGCGGCTTCCAGCATCAACTTGCCCTGCTCCAGGGCGAGCTTGTTGCGTTTGGCGTCCAGCTCGGACAGTTCGGTGAGCAGGGATTCGCGGCCACCCAACAACAGGTTGCCGCTCAAATCACTTTCTACCGGGTAACGGGAGTGGTCCAGCACATGCAACAGGGTCAGCGGCGCGTTAAGGCGCTGCACCGCCCAGACCGCATAATCGCAAACCCGGGCCGCAGCCGGAGAACCATC from Alcanivorax sp. includes the following:
- a CDS encoding TraR/DksA family transcriptional regulator, whose amino-acid sequence is MEQAEQEYFRQKLLEEKQALGERNDEADSATKPVELDQQSVGRLSRMDAMQGQAMALATRQRQQQRLRKLIAALRRIDEDDYGYCEDCGKPINPRRLEIDPATLFCLDCARARE
- a CDS encoding DUF4399 domain-containing protein; the encoded protein is MRIPFQHSLLVAMIAGATLLQGCSDNSEEPKTEAPAAEAPATDTQADSAKTEDSGADDAASSSGMTRSSAPEDAKATILSPADGATVTSPVTVEFGLEGMDVAPAGTEQEHAGHHHLLIDLDKDALPPMDFPLPANDNVVHFGKGQTQTELELEPGTHTLQLLLGDHMHVPHEPPVMSEKITITVE
- a CDS encoding YnfA family protein is translated as MPELKILGLFLITAVAEIVGCYLPYLWLREGKSAWLLIPAALSLAAFAWLLSLHPTAAGRVYAAYGGVYIFVAILWLWGVDGIRPTGWDIVGSLVALTGMAIIMFAPRQMG
- a CDS encoding universal stress protein, giving the protein MSEVIACIDGSPAAARVCDYAVWAVQRLNAPLTLLHVLDHSRYPVESDLSGNLLLGGRESLLTELSELDAKRNKLALEQGKLMLEAAAGRAIEKGVSEPKQRQRHGGLVETLAGMQEQTRILVIGKLGEEHTGEAEQVGDHVEQVIRTMHKPILVVPSDFTEPGKIMLAFDGSPTCREGVKMLAASPLFLGLPCHLVAVGKDKHLTEDLAWARDTLEKSGHEVEVVQLEGEVEPALHQYQQDNGIDMVVMGAYGHSRIREFFVGSTTSKMIKNATVPHLLLR
- a CDS encoding TIGR01458 family HAD-type hydrolase, with product MPLHAICLDLAGVLYQGPRLLPGALEALDTLRATGLPLRFVTNTSQRNRSQILNDLASLNLAVDEAELFTAPQAAHDYLTRHNLTPYCLFHPNLKEEFADLQGKQADAVLLGDAGKKFSYDHLDQAFRLLHDGAPLIAIGENRYYQLDDGLHLDAGPFVRALEYAANCRAIITGKPSPAFFEQVLADLGTRPENTLMVGDDVHGDVEGALNSGMQACLVQTGKYRPGDEKSIAGEFRLETDISAVAQLLG
- the gltX gene encoding glutamate--tRNA ligase, coding for MTVRTRVAPSPTGDPHVGTAYIALFNRCFAHQHGGQFILRIEDTDQTRSTDQSEQMILDSLKWLGLSWDEGPDVGGPHGPYRQSERKHMYREYAEALIEKGHAFKCYRTSEELDTLRTELKEQGQNRALKPMDLELPADEQAKREAEGAPYVIRMRVPTDGRCEIQDMLRGTVELDWALVDAQILLKSDGMPTYHLANIVDDHLMEITHVIRGEEWLNSAPKHKLLYEYFGWDMPELCHMPLLRNPDKSKLSKRKNPTSILFYQRMGYLPEALVNYLGRMGWSMPDESEKFTLAQMQDAFDINRVSLGGPVFDVEKLSWLNGQWLREQSDEQFLDTLLDWAYNRDYAMKIIPHLRQRVETLSDVADKAAFCFSGMPAISEASFEHKQYGAEDMKVWLQYLLWTYEARSDWNRDGLFADAKAIADALEVKIKDFLFPAFVAIAGTSGSFSVVDSMEIIGADLSRARLRNAIEVLGGVSKKQMKKLEKAYRDLPVG